A window of the Bradyrhizobium diazoefficiens genome harbors these coding sequences:
- a CDS encoding DNA-binding transcriptional regulator produces MSKERTRNGQPRQSEGVRAFKRGLDVLQEVNRSGGIRAGDVARALDLPRPTVYRLLETLEELGYVARSASDDRFRVTRLALSLGDGYDPGVVICQAAAPCLAELSKTLVWPVDLSTYENAAMVVQETTHSRSPFSIDRGMIGRRLPMLRTSAGRAYLAACPARERDLIISHLRRIDEADDRPFLDQGRLDQMIAETQARGYAIRSEGEYNPKTASIAVPIVRNKIVFGCISIIWIRTALAIDKAIADFAAPLGDAAAAVPVE; encoded by the coding sequence GTGTCCAAGGAGCGGACGCGGAACGGCCAGCCGCGGCAGTCGGAGGGCGTCCGCGCCTTCAAGCGCGGGCTGGACGTGCTGCAGGAGGTCAATCGCTCGGGCGGCATCCGCGCCGGTGACGTCGCCCGCGCGCTCGACCTGCCCCGCCCGACCGTCTACCGGCTGCTCGAAACGCTGGAGGAGCTCGGCTATGTCGCCCGCAGCGCCAGCGACGACCGCTTTCGCGTCACCAGGCTCGCCCTGAGCCTCGGCGACGGCTACGACCCCGGCGTGGTGATCTGCCAGGCTGCCGCGCCTTGTCTCGCCGAACTCAGCAAGACCCTGGTCTGGCCGGTCGATCTCTCGACGTACGAGAACGCCGCGATGGTGGTGCAGGAGACCACCCATTCGCGCAGCCCGTTCTCGATCGATCGCGGCATGATCGGCAGACGCCTGCCGATGCTGCGCACATCTGCAGGCCGCGCTTATCTCGCCGCCTGCCCCGCGCGCGAGCGCGACCTCATCATCAGCCATCTCCGCCGCATCGACGAGGCCGACGACCGCCCCTTCCTCGACCAGGGCCGCCTCGACCAGATGATTGCTGAGACGCAGGCGCGCGGCTACGCGATCCGCAGCGAAGGCGAATACAATCCCAAGACTGCCTCGATCGCCGTTCCGATCGTTCGCAACAAGATCGTATTCGGTTGCATTTCAATCATCTGGATCAGAACCGCGCTCGCCATCGACAAGGCGATCGCCGACTTTGCCGCGCCATTAGGCGACGCGGCCGCCGCCGTCCCGGTCGAATGA
- a CDS encoding VOC family protein, whose product MEITALGYIGINSSQLDQWGQMATGLLGMQQVDRGGKMRAFRMDDRKQRLIVDGSSDAGLAVMGWEVPSTVELDQLAGRLERHGVEVTRGSRALADERHVAELITFADPAGNRLEAFCKPDLATEPFKPGRPISGFRTGALGMGHVVLNVEDVEPLLPFYRDVLGFHVSDFGLKPYGLYFFHVNGRHHSFAMVGSGRKALHHFMVELGSLDDVGQGYDLAQLEDGRVVYTLGRHTNDHMTSFYVNTPSGFFIEYGWGGRIIDPQTWQPHETFDGPSLWGHERLYMPEEQRKRLRDMRMDAAARGVRVADPRVPPLNCAWLDQVIARE is encoded by the coding sequence ATGGAAATCACCGCGCTCGGCTATATCGGGATCAACTCGTCGCAGCTTGACCAGTGGGGACAGATGGCGACGGGACTGCTCGGCATGCAGCAGGTCGATCGCGGCGGCAAGATGCGCGCCTTCCGCATGGATGATCGCAAGCAGCGCCTGATCGTCGACGGCAGCAGCGATGCCGGCCTTGCGGTGATGGGCTGGGAGGTTCCCTCGACCGTGGAGCTGGACCAGCTGGCCGGCCGGCTGGAACGTCACGGCGTCGAGGTCACGCGCGGTTCGCGCGCGCTAGCTGACGAGCGGCATGTGGCGGAGCTGATCACGTTTGCGGACCCGGCCGGAAACCGACTCGAAGCCTTTTGCAAGCCAGACCTTGCGACCGAACCCTTTAAACCGGGCCGGCCGATCTCGGGCTTTCGCACTGGCGCGCTGGGCATGGGGCATGTCGTGCTCAACGTCGAAGATGTCGAGCCGCTGCTGCCATTCTATCGCGACGTGCTCGGCTTCCACGTCTCCGATTTTGGACTGAAGCCCTATGGCCTCTATTTCTTCCACGTCAACGGCCGCCACCATTCCTTTGCGATGGTCGGCTCGGGACGGAAGGCGCTGCATCATTTCATGGTGGAGCTCGGCAGCCTCGACGATGTCGGGCAGGGCTACGACCTCGCGCAGCTCGAAGACGGCCGTGTCGTCTACACGCTGGGCCGGCACACCAACGATCACATGACCTCGTTCTATGTGAATACACCGTCCGGCTTCTTCATCGAATATGGCTGGGGCGGTCGCATCATCGATCCCCAGACCTGGCAGCCGCACGAGACATTTGACGGCCCGTCTCTGTGGGGCCACGAGCGGCTCTATATGCCGGAAGAGCAGCGCAAGCGCCTGCGCGACATGCGGATGGATGCAGCGGCGCGCGGCGTGCGCGTTGCCGATCCGCGCGTGCCGCCGCTGAATTGCGCGTGGCTCGACCAGGTGATCGCGCGCGAATGA
- a CDS encoding response regulator, which produces MTATILLVDDHSVVREGYRSVLEKQPGLRVIAEAGDGAEAYRLYKSEAPDLVIMDLSMPGIGGVEAVRRIRQWDKAAKILVFTMHENAGFAVQAIRAGARGYVTKTSPPETLVRAVMDVLAGKIAISPDIDHELALSRISGESSAADVLTPREFEVLRLLLAENTTEQIAATLHVSPKTVANLHSLIKDKLGVGSDIELVRLALRQGILTQLDLGEA; this is translated from the coding sequence ATGACCGCGACCATTCTGCTGGTCGACGACCATTCCGTCGTCCGCGAAGGCTATCGCTCCGTGCTCGAGAAGCAGCCGGGCCTGCGCGTCATCGCCGAAGCCGGCGACGGCGCGGAGGCCTATCGCCTGTACAAATCCGAGGCGCCCGACCTCGTCATCATGGATCTCAGCATGCCCGGCATTGGCGGCGTCGAGGCTGTCAGGCGCATCAGGCAATGGGACAAGGCGGCAAAAATCCTCGTCTTCACCATGCACGAGAATGCCGGTTTTGCCGTGCAGGCCATCCGCGCCGGCGCGAGGGGTTACGTCACCAAGACCAGCCCACCGGAGACGCTGGTGCGCGCGGTGATGGACGTGCTCGCCGGCAAGATCGCGATCAGTCCCGATATCGACCACGAGCTTGCGCTGAGCCGGATCAGCGGCGAGAGCTCGGCCGCCGACGTGCTCACGCCGCGCGAGTTCGAGGTGCTGCGGCTGCTGCTCGCCGAAAATACGACGGAACAGATCGCCGCGACGCTCCACGTCAGCCCGAAGACGGTGGCGAATTTGCATTCGCTGATCAAGGACAAGCTCGGCGTCGGCTCCGACATCGAGCTGGTCCGGCTGGCGCTGCGCCAGGGAATCTTGACGCAGCTCGATCTCGGCGAGGCGTGA
- a CDS encoding sensor histidine kinase — protein MWNRPRFDLKVRLTLRVAAISAACFAAISAYFLITADRAAHARIDGIAAIVAKTLELQQGKVLWAASPRSDFPNLDPVSAYVMTPGLCLAFRGVSGEMLQRFCSGAPIPEDPPPQIFTAFYHSLFDPGREAARPVILRGTKLGEAVVSVDPAVQTAEAWHEAGRLMLALAIALPLLCVLVYAALARALRPTRMIRAGLERIAANDLTARLPPFDLAELSALRDVFNHLAESLDTALAERAELTRKLIALQDEERRHLARELHDEFGQSLAAIRALASSARQTAAQDCPSLLGECDGIARTATGMMETLRGALFRLRPPDVEELGLVASLEGLVAGWNGRSHGETRFSIRFDGTFETLPATISANLYRIVQEALTNAAKHADATKVNLELTMHADEITLAIDDDGRSTDPAAKSGMGLLGMRERVAALRGRLSFEAGPNGGSALRVVIPLAAANPQALEHAA, from the coding sequence ATGTGGAACCGCCCGAGATTCGATCTCAAGGTCCGTCTGACGTTGCGCGTGGCCGCGATATCGGCCGCCTGTTTCGCCGCGATCTCCGCCTATTTCCTGATCACGGCCGACCGCGCGGCCCATGCCCGCATTGACGGGATCGCGGCCATCGTGGCGAAGACGCTGGAGCTGCAACAGGGCAAAGTCCTGTGGGCGGCGAGCCCCCGCTCCGACTTTCCCAACCTCGACCCCGTCTCGGCCTATGTGATGACGCCCGGCCTGTGCCTGGCCTTCCGTGGCGTCAGCGGTGAGATGCTGCAGCGCTTCTGTAGCGGCGCGCCGATCCCGGAGGACCCGCCGCCGCAGATCTTCACGGCGTTCTACCACAGCCTGTTCGATCCCGGCCGCGAGGCCGCGCGGCCCGTGATCCTGCGCGGAACCAAGCTCGGCGAGGCCGTGGTCTCGGTCGATCCGGCCGTACAGACGGCGGAGGCCTGGCACGAGGCCGGCCGCCTGATGCTCGCACTCGCGATCGCACTGCCGCTGTTGTGCGTCCTGGTCTATGCCGCACTGGCCCGCGCACTGCGCCCGACGCGCATGATCCGCGCCGGCCTCGAGCGGATCGCTGCGAACGACCTCACCGCGCGGCTGCCGCCGTTCGATCTCGCCGAGCTCTCCGCCTTGCGCGACGTCTTCAACCATCTCGCCGAGAGCCTCGACACCGCGCTGGCCGAGCGCGCCGAGCTGACGCGAAAACTGATCGCGCTCCAGGATGAAGAGCGCCGCCACCTCGCCCGCGAGCTGCACGACGAGTTCGGCCAGTCGCTCGCCGCCATCCGCGCGCTCGCCTCCTCCGCCCGCCAGACTGCCGCGCAGGACTGCCCCTCCTTGCTTGGCGAGTGCGACGGCATCGCACGGACCGCAACCGGCATGATGGAGACGCTGCGCGGCGCGCTGTTCCGGCTGCGTCCGCCTGACGTCGAGGAGCTCGGTCTCGTCGCCAGCCTCGAAGGCCTCGTTGCCGGCTGGAACGGACGCAGCCACGGCGAGACCCGTTTTTCGATCCGTTTCGACGGCACGTTCGAGACCCTGCCGGCCACGATCAGCGCCAACCTCTACCGCATCGTGCAGGAAGCGCTCACCAACGCTGCCAAGCATGCCGACGCCACGAAGGTAAACCTCGAGCTGACCATGCATGCCGACGAGATCACGCTCGCCATCGACGATGACGGACGCTCGACCGATCCCGCGGCGAAATCCGGCATGGGCCTGCTCGGCATGCGTGAGCGCGTCGCGGCCTTGCGCGGCCGTTTGAGCTTTGAGGCCGGCCCGAACGGCGGCTCCGCGCTGCGCGTCGTCATTCCGCTTGCAGCCGCCAATCCGCAAGCGCTGGAGCACGCGGCATGA
- a CDS encoding DUF3280 domain-containing protein — protein MRRTLSLLSFLVLLAAGLDGRAMAAETTAIALDDFSYTDTSAEPTDQSAAHERRLQAFMAALRRDIGADRRYRLVPSAQDGAAFKVIGGIQKTSTLVQWAKVAVIDVGAKKLVMDKLYTFRGDNDESWQRAEIFVSREIMAVLGVPAPVTLAVFDFELEDTTAASTGASATSDASYLAEVTASVRESLGQSGRYRIVDVGGEAAKAHALRDCGGCEAAIAQSLGADQSLIGVVRRVSRTEYTLGFQVRDTRTGAVLARADSGLRLGADYSWKRGAVRLVSDRLIESR, from the coding sequence ATGCGCCGTACCCTGTCGTTGCTGTCTTTCCTCGTTCTTCTTGCGGCCGGGCTGGATGGCCGGGCCATGGCCGCTGAGACCACAGCCATTGCGCTCGACGATTTCAGCTATACCGATACCTCGGCCGAGCCGACCGACCAGAGCGCCGCCCACGAGCGGCGGCTGCAGGCGTTCATGGCTGCGCTCAGGCGGGACATCGGCGCGGACCGGCGCTACCGGCTGGTGCCGTCCGCCCAGGACGGCGCGGCATTCAAGGTCATCGGCGGCATCCAGAAGACGAGCACGCTGGTGCAATGGGCCAAGGTCGCCGTCATCGACGTCGGCGCCAAAAAGCTCGTGATGGACAAGCTCTACACCTTCCGCGGCGACAATGATGAATCATGGCAGCGCGCCGAGATCTTCGTGTCCCGCGAGATCATGGCCGTGCTCGGCGTACCGGCGCCGGTCACGCTGGCCGTGTTCGACTTCGAACTCGAGGACACGACCGCCGCCTCGACAGGTGCTTCAGCCACTTCGGATGCGTCATATCTCGCCGAGGTCACAGCCAGCGTGCGCGAATCGCTCGGTCAATCCGGCCGCTACCGCATCGTCGATGTCGGCGGCGAGGCAGCGAAGGCGCATGCATTGCGGGACTGCGGCGGTTGCGAGGCGGCGATCGCGCAAAGTCTCGGCGCGGACCAGTCGCTGATCGGCGTGGTGCGGCGGGTCAGCCGTACCGAATACACGCTCGGCTTTCAGGTGCGCGATACCAGGACCGGCGCGGTGCTGGCGCGCGCCGACAGCGGCCTGCGCCTGGGCGCCGACTATTCCTGGAAGCGCGGGGCGGTGCGGCTTGTCAGCGACCGGCTGATCGAGAGCCGCTAG
- a CDS encoding L-idonate 5-dehydrogenase, whose product MRAVVIHAPKDLRIDNYPDTEPGPGEVRVKIANGGICGSDLHYYHHGGFGVIRIQQPMALGHEIAGVVAAVGDGITGVKPGTRVAVNPSQPCGQCLHCQEGLRNQCLDMRFLGSAMRFPHVQGGFREFITVDATQAVPISDKLSLAEAAVAEPLAVCLHAGKQAGPLLGKRVLITGCGPIGALMILVSRFGGASEIVVTDVVDAPLAVAKTLGATHAINVATNATALDPWRAGKGVFDTLFEASGNQAALRTALDVLRPGATLVQLGLGGEMTLPINSIVAKELQLRGTFRFDPEFELAVRLMGEGLIDVKPLITATMPFENAVAAFELASDRAQSMKVQLTFA is encoded by the coding sequence ATGCGCGCCGTCGTCATTCACGCCCCGAAGGACCTGCGGATCGACAACTATCCGGATACTGAGCCCGGCCCGGGAGAGGTTCGCGTCAAGATCGCCAATGGCGGCATCTGCGGTTCCGACCTGCATTACTACCATCATGGCGGCTTCGGCGTCATTCGCATCCAGCAGCCGATGGCGCTGGGGCATGAGATCGCCGGCGTGGTTGCGGCCGTCGGTGACGGCATCACCGGCGTCAAGCCGGGCACCCGCGTTGCGGTCAATCCGAGCCAACCGTGCGGCCAGTGCCTGCATTGCCAGGAAGGCCTCCGCAACCAGTGCCTCGACATGCGCTTCCTCGGCAGCGCGATGCGCTTTCCCCATGTTCAAGGCGGCTTTCGCGAGTTCATCACGGTCGATGCGACGCAGGCAGTGCCGATCTCGGACAAGCTGTCGCTCGCCGAAGCCGCGGTCGCCGAGCCGCTCGCGGTGTGCCTGCATGCCGGCAAGCAGGCCGGTCCCCTCCTCGGCAAGCGCGTGCTGATCACCGGCTGCGGCCCGATCGGCGCGCTGATGATTCTGGTGTCCCGCTTCGGCGGCGCATCCGAGATCGTCGTGACCGATGTTGTCGACGCACCGCTCGCGGTCGCCAAAACGCTCGGCGCCACGCATGCGATCAACGTTGCGACCAATGCCACCGCGCTCGATCCCTGGCGCGCCGGCAAGGGCGTGTTCGACACGCTGTTCGAAGCCTCGGGCAATCAGGCTGCGCTGCGCACCGCACTCGACGTGCTCCGTCCCGGCGCGACGCTGGTGCAGCTCGGCCTCGGCGGCGAGATGACGCTGCCGATCAATTCCATCGTCGCCAAGGAATTGCAGCTCCGCGGCACCTTCCGCTTCGATCCCGAGTTCGAGCTCGCGGTGCGGCTGATGGGCGAAGGCCTGATCGACGTGAAGCCGCTGATCACGGCGACCATGCCGTTCGAGAACGCGGTCGCAGCGTTCGAGCTTGCCAGCGACCGCGCGCAATCGATGAAGGTGCAGCTGACGTTCGCCTAG
- a CDS encoding SDR family oxidoreductase: protein MSTALFDLSGRTALVTGSSRGLGRAIAEGMAKAGARIIINGVDPERVEQAVAEFRAAGHQAEGAAFNVTDEPAIVAAFNDFDKKGIAVDIVVNNAGIQHRKPLVEFTTDEWRKVIETNLTSAFVIGREAAKRMIPRKHGKIINIGSLGSELARPTIAPYTAAKGGIKNLTRSMAVEWAQHGIQANAIGPGYMLTDMNEALVNNTDFNNWLMGRIPSKRWGKPDELVGAAIFLASDASTYVNGQIIYVDGGMIAAM, encoded by the coding sequence ATGAGCACCGCCCTCTTCGACCTTTCCGGCCGCACCGCGCTCGTGACCGGCTCCTCCCGTGGTCTCGGCCGCGCCATTGCCGAGGGCATGGCCAAGGCCGGCGCCAGGATCATCATCAACGGCGTGGATCCTGAGCGAGTCGAGCAGGCTGTCGCCGAGTTTCGCGCCGCTGGGCATCAGGCCGAAGGCGCCGCCTTCAACGTCACCGATGAGCCCGCGATCGTCGCGGCGTTCAACGATTTCGACAAAAAGGGCATTGCGGTCGACATCGTCGTCAACAATGCCGGCATCCAGCACCGCAAGCCGCTGGTGGAGTTCACCACCGACGAGTGGCGCAAGGTGATCGAGACCAACCTCACCAGCGCCTTCGTGATCGGCCGCGAAGCGGCCAAGCGCATGATCCCGCGCAAGCACGGCAAGATCATCAATATCGGCTCGCTCGGCAGCGAGCTCGCGCGCCCGACGATTGCGCCCTATACCGCGGCCAAGGGCGGCATCAAAAACCTGACCCGCTCGATGGCGGTGGAATGGGCCCAGCACGGCATCCAGGCCAATGCGATCGGCCCCGGCTACATGCTCACCGACATGAACGAGGCGCTGGTCAACAACACCGATTTCAACAACTGGCTGATGGGCCGCATTCCCTCAAAGCGCTGGGGCAAGCCGGACGAGCTGGTCGGCGCGGCGATCTTCCTCGCCTCGGATGCCTCCACCTACGTCAACGGCCAGATCATCTATGTCGATGGCGGCATGATCGCCGCGATGTAA
- a CDS encoding mandelate racemase/muconate lactonizing enzyme family protein — translation MKITSIETLRTEEFSNVIWVRVHTDTGMIGLGETFYGAGAVEAQIHDTFAGRLLGRNPLHIEAIHRDMLNLPMAQSSTGVEYRAASAIDIALWDLFGKVCNQPVHQMLGGLCRDKQRIYNTCAGTQYVRSTNISPVANWNLGAAKGPYEDLDGFMHHADALAENLLENGISAMKIWPFDPAAQENKGLYITAAQMKHAIEPFEKIRKAVGDKMEIMVELHSLWNLPTAKQIARALEPYKPTWYEDPIRMNSPQALAEYARSTDVWVCASETLGSRFPYKDMLDRDAMHVVMADLCWTGGLTEGRKIAAMAETYHRPFAPHDCIGPIGFIAAIHMSFSQPNTLIQESVRAFYKGWYNELVTTMPTIKDGYVYPMEGPGLGVDLLPAVFDRSDLTVRRSNV, via the coding sequence GTGAAGATCACGTCGATCGAGACGTTGCGCACCGAGGAATTCTCCAACGTCATCTGGGTGCGCGTTCACACCGACACGGGCATGATCGGTCTCGGCGAAACCTTCTATGGTGCTGGCGCAGTCGAAGCGCAGATCCACGACACCTTTGCCGGCCGCCTGCTCGGCCGTAATCCCCTGCACATCGAGGCGATCCATCGCGACATGCTGAACCTGCCGATGGCGCAGTCCTCGACCGGCGTGGAATATCGCGCAGCGTCGGCGATCGACATCGCGCTTTGGGACCTGTTCGGCAAGGTCTGCAATCAGCCGGTGCACCAGATGCTCGGCGGCCTCTGCCGCGACAAGCAGCGCATCTACAACACCTGCGCCGGCACGCAATATGTCCGCTCGACCAATATCAGCCCGGTCGCCAATTGGAATCTCGGTGCCGCCAAGGGGCCTTACGAGGATCTCGACGGCTTCATGCATCACGCCGACGCGCTCGCCGAAAATCTGCTCGAAAACGGCATCTCCGCGATGAAGATCTGGCCGTTCGATCCTGCGGCGCAGGAGAACAAGGGCCTCTACATCACCGCCGCGCAAATGAAGCACGCGATCGAGCCGTTCGAAAAAATCCGCAAGGCCGTCGGCGACAAGATGGAGATCATGGTCGAGCTTCATTCGCTGTGGAATTTGCCGACCGCAAAGCAGATCGCCCGCGCGCTCGAGCCCTACAAGCCGACCTGGTACGAAGACCCGATCCGCATGAACTCGCCGCAGGCGCTCGCCGAATATGCGCGCTCGACCGACGTCTGGGTCTGCGCCAGCGAAACGCTGGGCTCGCGCTTCCCCTACAAGGACATGCTCGACCGCGACGCCATGCATGTGGTGATGGCAGATCTGTGCTGGACCGGCGGCCTCACCGAGGGCCGCAAGATCGCGGCGATGGCCGAGACCTATCACCGGCCCTTCGCGCCGCATGACTGCATCGGCCCGATCGGCTTCATCGCCGCCATCCACATGTCGTTCAGCCAGCCCAACACGCTGATCCAGGAATCGGTGCGCGCCTTCTACAAGGGCTGGTACAATGAGCTCGTTACGACGATGCCAACGATCAAGGACGGCTATGTCTATCCGATGGAAGGCCCCGGCCTCGGCGTCGACCTTCTGCCTGCCGTCTTCGATCGCTCCGATCTGACCGTGCGTCGCTCCAACGTCTGA
- a CDS encoding GntR family transcriptional regulator, with translation MARRKRALAVVRNEDDGEGKPSRRNRLNFFELAYQKIEELLVHCELKPGQFMTMLELQQITGFGRTPVHHAVNRLSADTLIIIRPRHGLHIAPIDLARERMLLALRRDMERFVVRLAADRASLSHRNQALHIERLLRERRATLTLDEFNSIDRRIDALVLEAAGEPFLVHTLRPLHTLYRRIGYIHHRFMPGQTDLSGTIDRHLAILAAVAGRRVEDAVKASDALIDYMDEMFTGMEAGIDPRLLDCSIEPLLGA, from the coding sequence ATGGCACGGCGCAAGCGCGCGCTCGCGGTGGTGAGAAACGAGGACGACGGCGAAGGCAAGCCCTCGCGGCGCAACCGTCTCAATTTCTTCGAGCTGGCCTACCAGAAGATCGAGGAGCTGCTCGTTCATTGCGAGCTCAAGCCCGGTCAGTTCATGACCATGCTGGAATTGCAGCAGATCACCGGCTTCGGGCGCACGCCGGTGCACCACGCGGTCAATCGTCTCTCCGCCGATACGCTCATCATCATCCGCCCGCGCCACGGCCTGCACATCGCGCCGATCGATCTCGCGCGCGAGCGCATGCTGCTCGCCTTGCGCCGTGATATGGAGCGCTTCGTCGTTCGTCTTGCGGCCGATCGTGCCAGTCTCTCGCACCGCAATCAGGCGCTGCACATCGAGCGTTTGCTGCGCGAGCGCCGCGCCACCCTGACCCTCGACGAGTTCAACAGCATCGACCGTCGCATCGATGCGCTGGTGCTGGAAGCCGCAGGCGAGCCGTTCCTGGTGCATACGCTGCGGCCGCTGCACACGCTGTATCGCCGCATCGGCTACATCCATCACCGTTTCATGCCGGGACAGACCGATCTGTCCGGCACGATCGATCGTCATCTCGCCATTCTCGCGGCCGTCGCAGGCCGTCGCGTCGAGGATGCGGTGAAGGCGAGCGATGCGCTGATCGACTACATGGACGAGATGTTCACGGGCATGGAGGCGGGGATCGATCCGCGCCTGCTCGACTGCAGCATCGAGCCCTTACTCGGCGCGTAA
- a CDS encoding MFS transporter has translation MSTMAVPQPTASEAAVRYLITNYSPKGNKVGWLMMASILVEAWDLYSIAFVLIFIKEQYNPDPLMLGLAAAGTQGGALIGALLGGWLSDKIGRRVMFLVTMVMFIVLALAQAFVPNVTWLVVIRFLLGIPLGSDISTGYTYIMESMAKGEREVMGNRWQFMFAVGEVLTIGVIVIFLLLDIQHEMLWRVTLGLGAVPALIILIMRHDVPETAVWLVQKGRYREAKQVAREMFNDDLAMLPDRDVVVPKVSTRAFLADLKKDPIRWRATIYGWIACFAQGSEFSTFAFYLPVLFVMVGVSSVLGNNLVTMALFCFAALSGWVGPLLTPKIGHRGIAIAGFGIVLASLLVAAFALYTDNKMLLPFAAAAMLWGHYWDASNCMTIPTMVAKPKYRGTASGFAYMFVKLPSFLAIFLFPSLFAAIGQAGATLFVAIFPLIGLLAAIFILPEVYGYEND, from the coding sequence ATGTCAACGATGGCTGTGCCACAACCGACCGCAAGCGAAGCCGCGGTCCGCTACCTCATTACCAATTACAGTCCCAAGGGCAACAAGGTCGGCTGGCTGATGATGGCCTCGATCCTGGTCGAGGCCTGGGATCTCTATTCGATCGCCTTCGTGCTGATCTTCATCAAGGAGCAGTACAATCCCGATCCGTTGATGCTCGGCCTTGCCGCGGCCGGCACGCAGGGCGGCGCGCTGATTGGTGCGTTGCTCGGCGGCTGGCTGTCCGACAAGATTGGACGCCGCGTGATGTTCCTGGTGACGATGGTGATGTTCATCGTGCTGGCGCTGGCGCAGGCTTTCGTGCCTAACGTCACCTGGCTCGTCGTGATCCGCTTCCTGCTCGGCATCCCGCTCGGTTCAGATATCTCGACCGGCTACACCTACATCATGGAATCCATGGCCAAGGGTGAGCGCGAGGTCATGGGCAACCGCTGGCAGTTCATGTTCGCGGTCGGTGAAGTCCTGACCATCGGCGTCATCGTCATCTTCCTGCTGCTCGACATCCAGCATGAGATGCTTTGGCGCGTGACGCTCGGCCTCGGCGCGGTGCCGGCACTGATCATCCTGATCATGCGCCACGACGTGCCGGAGACCGCAGTCTGGCTGGTGCAGAAGGGACGCTACCGCGAGGCCAAGCAGGTCGCGCGCGAGATGTTCAACGACGATCTCGCCATGCTGCCGGACCGGGACGTGGTGGTGCCGAAGGTCTCGACCCGCGCCTTCCTGGCCGATCTGAAGAAGGATCCGATCCGCTGGCGCGCCACGATCTACGGCTGGATCGCCTGCTTTGCGCAAGGCAGCGAGTTCTCGACCTTCGCGTTCTATCTGCCGGTGCTGTTCGTGATGGTCGGCGTGTCGAGCGTGCTCGGCAACAATCTGGTGACGATGGCGCTGTTCTGCTTCGCCGCCTTGTCGGGCTGGGTCGGGCCGCTGCTGACGCCGAAGATCGGCCATCGCGGCATCGCCATTGCCGGTTTCGGCATCGTGCTGGCTTCGCTGCTGGTCGCGGCCTTCGCGCTCTACACCGACAACAAGATGCTGCTGCCGTTCGCGGCCGCCGCTATGCTGTGGGGCCATTACTGGGACGCCTCGAACTGCATGACCATCCCGACCATGGTCGCCAAGCCGAAGTACCGCGGCACGGCGAGCGGTTTTGCCTACATGTTCGTGAAGCTGCCGTCGTTCCTGGCGATCTTCCTGTTCCCGTCACTGTTCGCCGCGATCGGCCAGGCCGGCGCCACGCTGTTCGTCGCGATCTTCCCGCTGATCGGATTGCTCGCCGCAATCTTCATCCTGCCAGAAGTCTACGGCTACGAGAACGACTGA